One Pyrococcus furiosus DSM 3638 genomic region harbors:
- a CDS encoding maleate cis-trans isomerase family protein, translating into MFGWRGRIGLLVPSSNTTMEMELHSYLPEGVSLHTSRIPLKKVNEEELTKMVGYSIEGAKLLADAGVEVIAFGCTSGSFIGGKDFEKELEMKIEEEVKIETFTTSTAVLEALNVLDIQSLVVVTPYIDEINQREKEFLEENGFTVLDIRGLGIEDNLEIGRLSPYIPYMLAKSMFMEEADGVFISCTNLRTFEIIEKLERDLGIPVVTSNQATLWYALREIDVRESLPLGKLLREF; encoded by the coding sequence ATGTTTGGATGGAGGGGAAGAATTGGGCTTTTAGTCCCATCATCAAACACTACAATGGAGATGGAGCTGCACTCTTACTTACCCGAAGGAGTATCCCTTCACACCTCACGAATTCCGTTAAAGAAGGTCAATGAGGAGGAGCTAACCAAGATGGTTGGCTATTCGATTGAAGGGGCCAAACTTCTAGCAGACGCTGGAGTTGAGGTTATAGCCTTTGGTTGCACAAGCGGCTCTTTCATTGGAGGGAAAGACTTCGAGAAGGAGCTAGAAATGAAGATAGAGGAGGAAGTGAAAATTGAAACGTTCACGACAAGTACGGCAGTTTTAGAGGCTTTGAACGTTCTCGACATTCAGTCCTTAGTTGTTGTAACTCCGTACATAGATGAAATAAATCAGAGGGAGAAGGAGTTCCTGGAGGAGAACGGCTTCACAGTTTTAGACATAAGGGGATTGGGAATAGAAGACAACTTAGAGATTGGTAGGTTAAGTCCTTACATTCCCTACATGTTGGCCAAGTCGATGTTCATGGAGGAAGCTGACGGAGTGTTCATAAGTTGCACAAACCTGAGGACTTTTGAAATAATTGAGAAGCTTGAGAGGGACTTGGGAATTCCAGTGGTGACAAGCAACCAAGCAACGCTTTGGTATGCCCTGAGAGAGATAGACGTTAGGGAGAGCTTACCCCTCGGAAAGCTCCTAAGGGAGTTCTAA
- a CDS encoding ribonuclease Z: MIEVIFLGTGGIKPTPERNVPSIAIRIGSEIVLFDVGEGTLRQMEIAGLNPMRIKRIFITHFHGDHYLGLAAIIQTMNLWDRRETLHIYGPENSGEFISNFLKSGYFAPGFDVVVHEITGKARLQFENYEIWTFEVSHGIPALGYVFKEKDRRGNFDLEKIKSLGLTPGPWMKELEKRKIIKIGERVIRLSEVTGPKKRGAKVVYTGDTEPIDDIVEFSKRADLLIHEATYISSEHRKDSYHTTIEEAYEMFKSSKARHLALFHRAPRYSYQEYAVAAKELCPEAYVPRDFDRVFVGGMGNVIFKVR, encoded by the coding sequence ATGATTGAGGTAATCTTCCTGGGAACTGGGGGAATAAAGCCCACTCCCGAGAGAAATGTTCCCTCAATAGCGATTAGGATAGGGAGTGAGATAGTCCTCTTCGATGTGGGAGAGGGAACTCTCAGGCAGATGGAAATAGCTGGGCTTAATCCGATGAGGATAAAGAGAATTTTCATCACCCACTTCCACGGAGACCACTACTTGGGGTTAGCAGCAATAATCCAAACGATGAACTTGTGGGATAGGAGAGAGACCCTCCACATCTATGGCCCAGAGAATAGCGGCGAATTCATCTCCAACTTTCTTAAGAGTGGCTACTTTGCCCCTGGGTTTGATGTTGTTGTCCACGAGATAACCGGAAAGGCTAGGCTTCAGTTCGAAAACTACGAAATTTGGACGTTTGAAGTTTCTCACGGCATTCCTGCGTTGGGGTATGTTTTCAAGGAGAAAGATCGAAGGGGCAACTTTGACCTTGAAAAAATAAAGTCTTTAGGCCTAACCCCTGGGCCTTGGATGAAGGAGCTTGAAAAGAGGAAGATAATAAAAATTGGGGAGAGAGTTATAAGGCTGAGCGAGGTTACGGGGCCAAAGAAGAGGGGAGCTAAGGTAGTTTACACTGGAGACACTGAGCCAATTGACGACATAGTTGAGTTTTCGAAGAGAGCGGATTTGTTAATACACGAGGCAACTTACATATCTAGTGAGCACAGGAAGGACAGCTATCACACAACCATTGAGGAGGCTTATGAGATGTTCAAGAGCTCTAAGGCGAGGCACTTGGCCTTGTTCCATAGGGCTCCAAGGTATTCCTATCAAGAGTACGCCGTTGCAGCTAAGGAGTTGTGCCCAGAGGCTTACGTTCCCAGGGACTTCGACAGGGTTTTTGTGGGAGGTATGGGCAATGTCATATTTAAGGTACGTTAA
- a CDS encoding TraB domain-containing protein: protein MSYLRYVKIIGTVHVSPESVREVRETIIREKPDAIALELDYPRLLALLRRERLTLPQALKLGKMGIFGFILQELEMFFGRSFGESPGEEMIEAYKAAASLGIPVYLIDKPVNETLAGMLSSPPIEKLRFGIEVLASLLPGKLKELDYSYLMKEFREKFPHMYKVLVEERNLYMAINLMRIVDSLLEKKKKVKVVAVVGLGHKKGIERILNAHKPRAVKINSL, encoded by the coding sequence ATGTCATATTTAAGGTACGTTAAGATCATTGGAACAGTTCACGTCTCCCCTGAAAGCGTGAGAGAAGTTAGGGAGACTATAATTAGGGAAAAACCCGATGCTATAGCATTAGAGTTAGATTATCCCAGGCTATTGGCATTGCTTAGGAGGGAAAGGCTAACCCTCCCCCAGGCCCTAAAGCTTGGTAAGATGGGCATCTTTGGATTCATACTCCAAGAGCTTGAAATGTTCTTTGGAAGGAGCTTTGGAGAGTCCCCAGGGGAGGAGATGATTGAAGCTTACAAAGCCGCAGCCTCCCTGGGAATTCCAGTTTACCTAATAGATAAGCCCGTGAACGAGACTTTAGCTGGAATGCTTTCTTCTCCACCGATAGAAAAGCTTAGATTTGGGATTGAGGTTTTGGCAAGCCTGCTCCCAGGAAAGCTGAAAGAGTTGGACTATTCGTACCTAATGAAGGAGTTCAGGGAAAAGTTTCCGCACATGTATAAGGTGTTGGTTGAGGAGAGGAACCTCTACATGGCGATTAACCTAATGAGGATAGTTGACTCTCTGCTTGAAAAAAAGAAGAAGGTGAAGGTTGTTGCCGTAGTTGGACTGGGGCATAAGAAAGGAATAGAGAGAATACTAAATGCTCACAAGCCAAGGGCCGTTAAAATCAACTCCCTATAG